The Vicia villosa cultivar HV-30 ecotype Madison, WI linkage group LG1, Vvil1.0, whole genome shotgun sequence genome includes a region encoding these proteins:
- the LOC131603188 gene encoding monothiol glutaredoxin-S2-like, whose product MERVTKMVSERPVVIFSKSSCCMSHTIKTLFCDFGVNPAVYELDEISRGREIKQALSRLGSSPSVPTVFIGGELIGGANQVMSLHLNRTLIPMLKKAGALWV is encoded by the coding sequence ATGGAGAGAGTAACAAAGATGGTTTCAGAGAGGCCAGTTGTAATATTCAGCAAGAGTTCATGTTGCATGAGTCATACCATAAAGACACTTTTTTGTGACTTTGGTGTGAATCCAGCAGTTTATGAACTTGATGAGATATCAAGAGGGAGAGAGATTAAGCAAGCACTTTCAAGACTTGGTTCTTCTCCATCTGTTCCAACTGTTTTCATTGGTGGTGAGCTTATTGGTGGAGCCAATCAAGTCATGAGTCTTCATCTCAACCGCACTTTGATTCCAATGCTTAAAAAAGCTGGAGCTCTTTGGGtttaa